Proteins co-encoded in one Syntrophobacterales bacterium genomic window:
- the fliN gene encoding flagellar motor switch protein FliN, with translation MPESPRSGKRAAKKDRGGNLLGNDVQKKALKSKKEATNAEADKGCFDELVHNRPNKSPNDKGSLDMEFLLDIPLNLTVELGRNRLLINELLQLGQGSVIELTKLAGEPMDIYVNQRLIARGEVVVVNQKFGVRLTDIVSPAERSSRFK, from the coding sequence ATGCCTGAGTCTCCCCGGAGCGGCAAAAGGGCAGCCAAAAAGGACAGAGGTGGTAATCTTTTGGGGAACGATGTACAGAAGAAAGCATTGAAATCAAAGAAAGAGGCGACCAATGCGGAGGCAGATAAGGGTTGTTTTGATGAGCTTGTCCACAATCGTCCAAACAAAAGCCCGAATGATAAAGGTTCGCTGGATATGGAGTTTCTGCTGGATATTCCCCTCAATTTGACGGTTGAACTCGGCAGAAACCGCCTATTGATAAACGAGCTGCTGCAGCTTGGGCAGGGATCGGTAATAGAGCTTACAAAACTCGCCGGAGAACCGATGGACATATACGTCAACCAACGCTTGATCGCCAGGGGCGAAGTGGTCGTTGTCAATCAAAAATTCGGGGTACGCCTGACGGATATTGTCTCCCCCGCCGAACGGAGCAGCAGGTTCAAATGA
- a CDS encoding MinD/ParA family protein, with product MEEALILKKIKSEEVPKNRRTESPGGKSSSKTRVISVTSGKGGVGKTNIAVNLAVSLARMRKKTLLLDADAGLANIDVILGLTPEYNLYHVLKGEKSFSETVIKGPGGIMILPASSGMAEMAELSAGQKLTLLDGLNDLRSRIEFMLVDTAAGIAGNVMYFNAAAREIIVVVSPEPASLTDAYALIKVLYQRHAKKRFRLIVNMVKNPAEAKEVWERLSRATDHFLNLTVNYLGHVVSDEKITEAVRRQKAFVELFPDSPASRCIQEIAEKLAEESPDYEDDGNISFF from the coding sequence ATGGAGGAGGCGTTGATACTGAAAAAAATAAAAAGCGAAGAGGTTCCGAAAAATAGAAGGACCGAATCGCCGGGGGGAAAAAGTTCCTCCAAAACAAGGGTTATTTCGGTAACCAGTGGTAAAGGGGGCGTCGGGAAGACCAATATAGCCGTCAATCTTGCTGTTTCCTTGGCGCGGATGCGTAAGAAAACCCTGCTTCTCGATGCTGATGCGGGGTTGGCAAATATTGATGTAATCCTGGGTCTGACGCCTGAATATAATTTGTATCACGTATTGAAAGGGGAAAAAAGTTTTTCCGAAACGGTTATCAAAGGTCCCGGAGGGATCATGATTCTGCCTGCTTCATCGGGGATGGCGGAAATGGCGGAACTCTCAGCGGGACAAAAATTGACGCTTCTGGATGGGTTAAACGATCTTCGCAGCAGGATTGAATTCATGCTTGTTGATACGGCTGCGGGCATTGCCGGGAATGTCATGTATTTTAACGCGGCGGCCAGGGAAATTATCGTTGTGGTCTCTCCTGAGCCGGCCTCCCTTACCGACGCTTATGCCCTGATTAAGGTACTTTATCAGCGCCATGCCAAAAAAAGGTTCCGTCTGATCGTAAATATGGTAAAGAACCCGGCCGAAGCAAAAGAGGTTTGGGAGAGACTGAGCAGGGCCACCGACCATTTTCTTAACTTGACGGTAAATTATCTTGGACATGTTGTCAGCGACGAAAAGATTACGGAAGCGGTTCGCCGGCAAAAGGCGTTTGTAGAACTGTTTCCTGACTCTCCGGCAAGCAGGTGCATTCAGGAAATTGCCGAAAAGCTCGCAGAGGAGAGTCCCGATTACGAGGACGACGGGAACATATCATTTTTTTGA
- a CDS encoding PAS domain S-box protein gives MMRSRFTIRKVLTLNFILVAIVPLALVGAIALQIFSRTIEQDISNRNVQIALALSGEIDRFIAEPLRVLALVNDRSGYTRQGVNHDDFLRLLQGRFAVFERIELVDRQGRIRYTGPFQKERINTDISGQPFFREALATGQVVFSDTFPSLLTDLPTIAVALPGKETVALGYLNLAELKGIINKVSIGKTGYAVVFDRLGNIIAHHEQRLVDERVNIKQAEPVRRALNGETGTFPYIFRNQQKIGSTAIASATGWVVLVAQSKEDAFGKIAEMRTIYLASVAAVALLALLLAALVLKKPLRSVSGLVAAAKKIAEGDYRLEDMLPSYPEIDLLADGFKGMVEEIANRENALLKTEERYRNLVEGSFEGIFVQKGLKIIFVNQRLCEMLGYEENELLKEEHWRIYAPEYRQITKERAIARLKGEVVTPRYEVKLLRKDGSSFAGEISARVIKIENEPGIQVWVRDLSEQKRAEQERALSEQRFGQLYNSVSDLIYTQDFEGRFLSANRAMFDFFGYADYEFIGRKTTDFMKPEMAPLFETEYLETIMKLGHYEGTSAYFTKDKDIVYLEYKSDLVRPPQGEPFISGIARDVTERILAGRAIRKSEENMRAVLDASPNPIVAYDPAGRVRFINRAFTNIFGWTLDDLQGKTIPFVPDDQRDKTVGPIRELFRRKEPTPITMETTRLTKDGTILDIYVSAALILDSKGEPAGMVASLSDITQKKKLEAHLQQAQKMEAIGLLAGGIAHDFNNMLMGIQGNVSLALLNAGLDDKLRRNIENIEALVGRGANLTRQLLGFARGGKYEVKQHDLGEILKEEGELFGDTRKDIVIEIKSEPDLWKVEADRSQMEQVLMNLFVNAGQAMPTGGQLYLNAKNVIIDDNFVRPFDISTGRYVVVSVMDTGQGMDEATKKRIFEPFFTTRERGKGTGLGLASVYGIIKNHGGFINVYSEPGKGASFNIYLPASNSGTAKIEPKSGREAGFIAGEGTILLVDDEQMILDVGKVMLEAMGYKVLTVADGSEAIAKFTAVKNGAGEVEKIDLVIQDMIMPEVGGGAVFDRLKEIDPNVKVLLSSGYSINGQAKEILARGCRGFLQKPFSMEALSRKVSEVMNAP, from the coding sequence ATGATGCGCAGCCGTTTTACAATCAGGAAAGTCTTGACGTTAAACTTCATTCTTGTGGCCATTGTGCCCCTGGCGCTGGTCGGCGCCATTGCTCTCCAGATATTTTCCAGAACGATAGAGCAGGATATATCCAATAGAAACGTACAGATTGCCCTTGCACTGTCGGGAGAAATAGACAGATTCATCGCCGAACCGCTCCGGGTTCTGGCGCTTGTCAACGACCGCAGTGGATACACGCGGCAAGGCGTCAATCATGATGATTTCCTGCGCCTGCTGCAGGGTCGGTTCGCTGTTTTTGAACGGATTGAATTAGTCGATCGGCAAGGTAGAATAAGATATACGGGGCCTTTCCAAAAAGAGCGGATAAACACGGATATATCCGGACAGCCCTTTTTCCGGGAAGCTCTGGCAACGGGGCAGGTTGTCTTTTCGGATACCTTCCCCTCCTTGTTGACCGATTTGCCGACAATCGCCGTGGCCCTGCCCGGGAAAGAGACGGTTGCCTTAGGCTATCTCAACCTTGCCGAGCTTAAAGGCATTATCAATAAGGTCAGCATCGGAAAGACCGGTTATGCCGTCGTCTTCGACCGGCTCGGCAACATCATTGCCCATCACGAACAGCGGCTTGTTGACGAGCGCGTAAACATCAAGCAGGCCGAACCGGTCAGGCGGGCCTTAAACGGTGAAACCGGAACCTTTCCCTACATTTTCCGCAATCAACAAAAAATTGGCAGCACGGCGATTGCCTCCGCCACCGGCTGGGTGGTGTTGGTAGCCCAGTCCAAGGAAGATGCTTTTGGCAAGATTGCGGAAATGAGAACCATCTATCTGGCGAGTGTGGCGGCCGTGGCCTTGCTGGCATTGCTTTTAGCCGCTCTGGTTTTAAAAAAACCCCTGCGGTCCGTGTCCGGTCTGGTTGCCGCCGCAAAAAAGATTGCCGAGGGGGACTACCGGCTCGAAGATATGCTGCCCAGTTATCCGGAAATAGATTTGCTGGCGGACGGATTCAAAGGGATGGTCGAGGAAATAGCCAATCGCGAGAATGCCCTGTTGAAGACAGAAGAACGATACCGGAATCTTGTCGAGGGGAGCTTTGAAGGGATATTCGTCCAGAAGGGCCTGAAGATAATCTTCGTTAATCAGCGCCTTTGCGAGATGCTGGGCTACGAGGAAAACGAGTTGCTCAAGGAGGAGCATTGGCGCATCTATGCTCCCGAATATCGCCAAATTACAAAGGAGAGAGCCATAGCGCGCCTGAAAGGCGAGGTTGTGACGCCGCGCTATGAGGTAAAGCTGTTGCGGAAGGACGGATCTTCTTTTGCGGGGGAGATCTCGGCCCGGGTTATAAAGATCGAAAATGAGCCGGGCATCCAGGTCTGGGTAAGGGACCTCTCGGAGCAGAAAAGGGCGGAGCAGGAGAGGGCGCTTTCCGAACAACGCTTCGGGCAACTTTACAATTCCGTTTCCGATCTGATCTACACTCAGGATTTTGAGGGTCGTTTTCTCTCGGCGAACAGGGCGATGTTTGATTTCTTTGGTTATGCCGACTATGAATTTATCGGGAGAAAAACTACCGATTTCATGAAACCGGAGATGGCCCCTCTTTTTGAAACCGAATACCTGGAAACGATCATGAAACTGGGACATTATGAGGGGACATCCGCCTATTTTACCAAGGACAAAGATATTGTCTATCTCGAGTACAAAAGCGATCTTGTCCGTCCCCCGCAGGGTGAGCCTTTTATCAGCGGCATCGCCCGGGATGTCACCGAACGTATTCTTGCCGGCAGGGCGATCCGGAAAAGCGAGGAAAATATGCGGGCGGTGCTGGATGCCTCCCCCAATCCGATTGTGGCTTACGATCCGGCCGGGCGTGTTCGTTTTATCAACAGGGCTTTCACCAACATTTTCGGTTGGACGCTGGACGATTTGCAGGGGAAAACGATTCCTTTTGTACCGGATGATCAGAGGGACAAAACAGTGGGACCCATCAGGGAACTGTTCAGGAGGAAAGAGCCGACGCCCATAACGATGGAAACAACGCGTCTGACCAAGGATGGAACAATTCTTGATATTTATGTAAGCGCCGCGTTGATCCTCGACTCGAAGGGAGAGCCGGCGGGGATGGTTGCGTCGCTTTCGGACATAACGCAAAAGAAGAAGCTGGAGGCGCATCTTCAGCAGGCGCAGAAGATGGAGGCAATCGGTCTCCTCGCCGGCGGCATTGCCCATGATTTCAACAACATGCTGATGGGAATCCAGGGTAACGTTTCGCTTGCCCTCCTCAATGCGGGCCTGGATGACAAGCTGCGCCGGAACATCGAGAACATCGAAGCGCTGGTGGGCAGGGGGGCAAACCTGACGAGGCAGCTTTTAGGGTTTGCCCGGGGCGGGAAGTACGAGGTCAAGCAACATGATTTAGGTGAGATACTGAAGGAAGAGGGGGAGCTTTTTGGCGACACCAGAAAGGACATAGTGATAGAGATAAAGTCTGAGCCGGATCTATGGAAGGTCGAGGCTGATCGTTCCCAGATGGAGCAGGTGTTGATGAATCTCTTCGTCAATGCCGGTCAGGCGATGCCCACCGGGGGCCAGCTTTATCTGAATGCCAAAAATGTCATTATCGATGATAATTTTGTAAGGCCCTTCGATATCAGTACCGGCAGGTATGTTGTGGTTTCAGTTATGGACACGGGCCAGGGAATGGACGAAGCCACGAAAAAAAGGATATTTGAGCCGTTTTTTACAACCCGGGAAAGGGGAAAAGGCACCGGGCTCGGCCTTGCCTCCGTTTACGGGATAATTAAAAATCATGGCGGCTTTATTAACGTTTACAGTGAACCAGGCAAGGGCGCATCCTTCAATATTTACCTGCCGGCAAGCAATTCCGGGACGGCAAAAATTGAACCGAAATCCGGAAGAGAAGCGGGATTTATCGCAGGAGAGGGAACTATCCTCCTGGTCGATGACGAGCAGATGATTCTGGATGTCGGAAAAGTGATGCTGGAAGCCATGGGGTATAAGGTTTTGACTGTTGCCGACGGCAGTGAAGCGATCGCAAAATTCACCGCCGTCAAAAACGGGGCAGGGGAGGTGGAAAAGATCGATCTGGTGATTCAGGATATGATTATGCCGGAGGTGGGGGGCGGCGCTGTTTTTGACCGCTTGAAGGAGATCGATCCGAATGTAAAGGTACTCCTTTCCAGCGGTTACAGCATCAACGGCCAGGCCAAGGAGATACTCGCCCGCGGCTGTCGGGGTTTCCTGCAGAAGCCGTTTTCGATGGAGGCGCTGAGCCGCAAGGTGTCTGAGGTTATGAACGCGCCGTGA
- a CDS encoding glucose 1-dehydrogenase, with protein MRLNDLFSLRGKVALITGGGRGIGKFIATGFAEAGADLILVSRKMKNLEATAKALSEEFGVRAIPLACDVGSPDDIEAMLKKSQELFPRIDVLVNNAGASWGAPTLDFPLEQWDRLFAVNVRGVWIITQKVAQLMKEQGGGNIINISSVMGFRGSEELVHPAVPYNSTKAAINLLTMNLAVKLAPYHIRVNAIAPGFFRTDMMAYIEKPEFKAAHDLTLAAIPLGRIGDIDDMKGLAVFLASNASAYMTGQILINDGGMLAK; from the coding sequence ATGCGACTGAACGATTTATTCAGTTTGCGCGGCAAGGTCGCCTTGATTACGGGCGGGGGCCGGGGGATAGGGAAATTCATCGCAACCGGTTTTGCCGAGGCTGGCGCCGATCTCATTCTCGTCTCCCGGAAGATGAAAAACCTGGAAGCGACGGCGAAGGCCCTTTCCGAAGAATTTGGCGTCAGGGCAATTCCCCTTGCCTGCGATGTCGGAAGCCCCGACGATATCGAGGCGATGCTGAAAAAGTCGCAGGAACTCTTTCCCCGGATCGATGTTCTTGTGAACAACGCCGGCGCTTCCTGGGGGGCGCCAACACTGGATTTTCCGCTTGAGCAGTGGGATCGCCTTTTTGCTGTGAACGTGCGCGGGGTCTGGATAATAACCCAGAAGGTGGCGCAGCTTATGAAAGAGCAGGGCGGCGGCAATATCATCAACATCTCGTCTGTGATGGGTTTCCGGGGGTCTGAAGAGCTGGTGCATCCAGCGGTTCCCTACAACTCCACAAAGGCGGCGATAAATCTGCTGACGATGAATCTGGCAGTCAAGCTTGCCCCTTATCATATCCGCGTCAATGCGATTGCCCCCGGCTTTTTCCGGACCGACATGATGGCCTATATTGAAAAGCCGGAATTCAAGGCCGCCCATGACCTGACGCTGGCCGCCATCCCGCTCGGCCGCATCGGCGATATTGACGACATGAAGGGGCTTGCCGTTTTTCTTGCCTCCAACGCCTCCGCCTACATGACCGGGCAGATACTGATCAACGACGGCGGCATGCTTGCGAAATAG
- the ppdK gene encoding pyruvate, phosphate dikinase — protein MTKYVFTFGGAAAEGKASDKNLLGGKGANLAEMCALGIPVPAGFTISTECCTAYYENDCKLPGELKEQVPAALRQTEAIMAMKYGDPVNPLLVSCRSGARSSMPGMMDTVLNVGLCTATIPGMIAKTGNPRFVWDSYRRLIMMYADVVMEKAEGLEPATGKGIRKLLDEKLDEVKHRRGYLSDTELTAEELQKLAEDFKKLIEKHLGKPFPDDPLEQLWGAIAAVFKSWNGKKAISYRRIEGIPDDWGTAVNVQAMVFGNMGDSSATGVAFTRDPATGDNKFYGEWLVNAQGEDVVAGIRTPSPINDDTKNEQNKHLVSLQHAMPETYEELDDIRNKLEKNYRDMLDIEFTIQEGKLWMLQCRVGKRTGIASLNMALDMLEAGLIDEKTAVTRVNPVQLVELLYPIIDTSAEARHAAIAKGLPAGPGAASGALVFTAEDAVASARAGRKCLLIREETNPEDVEGMRAAVGILTARGGMTSHAALVARGWGKCCIVGAGCLQVDAKTKTAKISGSSIVLKEGDIVTLNGTRGHVYRGALPMMDATENPRFQQFMTLADKFRTMGVRTNADTPRDATVARAFGAEGIGLLRTEHMFYGEGSAEPLFFLRKMILSNTGEERKAALNELYPFVKASIKGTLKAMEGLPVTIRLLDPPLHEFVPQDAEKQAELARSLAITPEEVKKRGEELHESNPMMGHRGVRLGITYPEVTEMQVRAIFESAAELVAEGRKCLPEIMVPVTCDVSETETTKRVTDRIYKEVMEKFGMKELEYKYGTMIEIPRAALLSDRMAKNCEFFSFGTNDLTQMTFGFSRDDIGGFMHDYLDKKLLPADPFQTIDRDGVGQLIKISVERGRATRPNLKIGICGEHGGDPASVEFCYELGLTYVSCSPFRVPIARLAAAQAAIKAGKAAA, from the coding sequence ATGACGAAGTACGTATTCACGTTCGGCGGCGCCGCCGCCGAGGGCAAGGCAAGCGACAAGAATCTTTTGGGAGGCAAGGGCGCCAATCTCGCCGAGATGTGCGCGCTGGGGATTCCCGTGCCGGCGGGCTTCACAATCAGCACGGAGTGCTGCACCGCCTATTACGAAAATGACTGCAAACTTCCCGGAGAGCTGAAAGAACAGGTTCCCGCCGCCCTCAGGCAAACAGAGGCGATCATGGCGATGAAATACGGAGACCCGGTCAATCCGCTGCTTGTCTCCTGCCGCTCCGGGGCGCGCTCCTCCATGCCCGGCATGATGGACACCGTTTTGAATGTGGGACTCTGCACCGCGACCATCCCCGGGATGATTGCCAAGACCGGAAACCCTCGCTTCGTCTGGGATTCTTACCGCAGGCTGATCATGATGTACGCCGACGTCGTCATGGAAAAGGCGGAAGGGCTGGAACCGGCAACGGGAAAGGGCATCCGCAAGCTGCTCGATGAAAAACTCGACGAGGTGAAACACCGCCGAGGCTATTTGTCCGATACGGAGCTTACCGCCGAGGAACTTCAGAAACTCGCGGAAGATTTCAAGAAACTGATCGAAAAACACCTTGGCAAACCCTTTCCCGACGACCCGCTGGAGCAGTTGTGGGGGGCAATCGCGGCGGTCTTCAAGAGCTGGAACGGGAAAAAGGCCATTTCTTACAGGCGGATAGAGGGCATCCCGGACGACTGGGGAACCGCCGTCAACGTCCAGGCAATGGTCTTCGGCAACATGGGCGACTCTTCCGCAACGGGAGTGGCCTTCACCCGCGACCCCGCCACCGGGGACAACAAGTTCTACGGCGAGTGGCTCGTCAACGCCCAGGGCGAAGACGTCGTCGCCGGGATCCGCACCCCGAGTCCGATCAACGACGACACCAAAAACGAACAGAACAAACACCTTGTCAGCCTCCAGCACGCCATGCCGGAAACCTACGAGGAGCTGGACGACATCCGCAATAAACTCGAAAAGAACTACCGGGATATGCTCGATATCGAATTCACCATCCAGGAGGGAAAGCTCTGGATGCTCCAGTGCCGCGTCGGCAAACGCACCGGCATTGCCTCCCTGAACATGGCCCTCGATATGCTTGAGGCGGGACTCATCGACGAAAAAACAGCCGTTACGCGCGTTAACCCGGTGCAGTTGGTTGAGCTGCTCTATCCGATAATCGACACTAGTGCCGAAGCCAGACACGCAGCCATTGCCAAGGGGCTTCCGGCCGGGCCGGGAGCGGCATCCGGGGCGCTTGTCTTCACCGCCGAAGACGCAGTGGCCTCCGCCCGGGCCGGCAGGAAGTGCCTCCTGATCCGCGAAGAAACAAACCCGGAGGACGTCGAAGGGATGCGGGCGGCAGTCGGCATCCTCACCGCCCGGGGCGGCATGACGTCGCATGCGGCCCTCGTTGCCCGCGGCTGGGGAAAATGCTGCATCGTCGGCGCCGGCTGCCTGCAGGTGGACGCCAAAACCAAAACCGCAAAAATCAGCGGTTCCTCTATCGTCTTGAAAGAAGGCGACATCGTCACGCTGAACGGCACACGGGGGCATGTTTACCGAGGCGCTCTCCCAATGATGGATGCGACCGAAAACCCCCGTTTCCAGCAGTTCATGACCCTCGCGGACAAGTTTCGCACAATGGGCGTCCGCACCAACGCCGACACCCCAAGGGACGCAACCGTCGCCCGCGCCTTCGGCGCCGAGGGGATCGGGCTTTTGCGCACCGAGCACATGTTCTATGGCGAAGGCTCCGCTGAGCCCCTCTTCTTCCTGCGCAAGATGATTTTGAGCAATACCGGGGAAGAAAGAAAAGCCGCCCTGAACGAACTTTATCCATTCGTCAAGGCCTCCATCAAAGGGACGCTCAAGGCTATGGAGGGGCTCCCGGTAACAATCAGGCTCCTCGACCCGCCGCTGCACGAATTCGTACCGCAAGACGCCGAAAAGCAGGCAGAGCTTGCCCGCTCGCTTGCAATAACCCCGGAGGAGGTAAAAAAACGGGGCGAGGAACTCCACGAATCAAACCCGATGATGGGGCACCGCGGGGTTCGCCTCGGCATCACCTACCCGGAAGTCACCGAGATGCAGGTGCGCGCGATCTTCGAGTCAGCGGCAGAACTTGTCGCAGAGGGCAGAAAATGCCTGCCGGAGATCATGGTGCCTGTCACCTGCGACGTCTCCGAGACCGAAACGACCAAGCGGGTAACCGACCGCATCTACAAGGAGGTCATGGAAAAATTCGGGATGAAGGAACTGGAGTACAAATACGGCACAATGATCGAGATCCCTCGCGCCGCGCTTTTATCCGACCGGATGGCGAAGAACTGCGAATTCTTCTCGTTCGGCACCAACGACCTGACCCAGATGACCTTCGGCTTCAGCCGCGACGACATCGGCGGCTTCATGCATGATTACCTTGACAAAAAACTCCTCCCCGCCGATCCGTTCCAGACGATCGATCGCGACGGCGTCGGCCAGTTGATCAAGATATCCGTCGAAAGAGGACGTGCGACTCGCCCGAATCTCAAGATAGGCATCTGCGGAGAACACGGGGGAGACCCGGCCTCCGTCGAGTTCTGTTATGAACTGGGCCTCACCTATGTAAGCTGCTCCCCGTTCCGGGTGCCGATTGCCCGCCTCGCCGCCGCCCAGGCGGCGATCAAGGCCGGAAAAGCGGCAGCATAA
- a CDS encoding response regulator — protein MPDVVKMEKVKSKVVLVVDDYAPTRNLIVEALEQQGNYEGLEAENGIEAIKFLEKNPCEMVITDVMMPGMGGMELLQSMRERDFYIPVIMMTSRPAVDLTVSAMKNGVVDFLQKPFDIDKLLFKVDLYLREGSVPNPVSPQDSLAMKEEREQLSLKSYVYEAVERAAGDNDEIFQTIVELAMRIVDGESCALLLYDKEYRKFYPKAQKGEDYDFYRSNTASTITGIYQEAIDKKDAVMVHSDSDPFILPSLICAPLLIRGSVLGVLSIRKKRTGGVFTKNDLHQILSLAKRASLNLENKILYESMYDNLTSTFMALVAAIQVRDHYTEEHSRRVAETSVKIAQKMCLPPPEVERLRIASLLHDLGKISIPDNVLLKPGNLTEKEFEIIRQHPLTGDAILSYIPLLDDERLIVRHHHERWDGGGYPDGFAGNDIPPLARIMAVADSFDAMTSDRPYRKGLHHETAIYDIKTNKNKQFDKKIVDVFLGILEDDNSFS, from the coding sequence TTGCCTGATGTCGTAAAAATGGAAAAAGTGAAGAGTAAGGTTGTTCTGGTTGTAGATGATTACGCGCCCACACGGAACCTGATTGTCGAGGCGCTTGAGCAGCAGGGGAATTATGAAGGACTGGAAGCCGAAAACGGGATTGAGGCGATCAAGTTTTTAGAGAAAAACCCCTGCGAAATGGTCATTACCGACGTCATGATGCCCGGCATGGGCGGCATGGAATTGCTGCAGTCGATGCGGGAGAGGGATTTTTATATTCCGGTTATCATGATGACCTCCCGGCCCGCTGTTGACCTTACTGTCTCCGCGATGAAAAACGGTGTCGTTGATTTTCTGCAGAAGCCGTTTGATATCGATAAACTGCTTTTTAAGGTCGATTTGTATCTCCGGGAAGGTTCTGTTCCCAACCCGGTCTCCCCCCAGGATTCCCTGGCCATGAAAGAGGAACGGGAGCAACTCTCCCTGAAAAGTTATGTCTATGAAGCGGTGGAGCGGGCCGCCGGGGATAATGACGAGATTTTTCAGACCATTGTCGAGTTGGCTATGAGGATTGTCGATGGGGAAAGCTGCGCGCTTTTGCTCTACGACAAGGAGTACCGTAAATTTTATCCGAAGGCCCAGAAGGGGGAGGATTATGATTTTTACCGGTCAAACACCGCCTCGACCATAACCGGTATTTATCAGGAGGCGATCGATAAAAAAGACGCGGTGATGGTGCATTCCGATAGTGATCCCTTTATCTTGCCTTCGCTGATTTGCGCGCCCCTGCTGATACGCGGGAGCGTTTTGGGAGTGCTTAGCATCCGGAAGAAGAGAACTGGCGGGGTATTTACCAAAAACGATCTCCATCAGATTTTGAGCCTGGCGAAAAGGGCCTCCCTGAATCTCGAAAACAAAATCCTCTATGAAAGCATGTATGATAATTTGACGAGTACCTTTATGGCGCTCGTGGCGGCGATTCAGGTGCGGGATCATTACACGGAGGAACATTCCCGCCGCGTTGCAGAAACATCCGTTAAGATAGCCCAAAAAATGTGCCTGCCGCCTCCCGAGGTGGAACGGCTGCGGATCGCCTCGCTGCTCCACGATCTTGGGAAAATATCGATTCCCGACAACGTGCTTCTCAAGCCGGGCAATCTTACCGAAAAAGAATTTGAAATTATCAGGCAGCATCCCCTTACCGGCGATGCTATACTGAGTTACATTCCCCTGCTTGACGATGAGCGGTTGATAGTTCGTCACCACCATGAACGGTGGGACGGCGGGGGCTATCCCGATGGTTTTGCCGGGAATGATATCCCGCCTTTGGCGCGGATCATGGCGGTTGCGGATTCCTTCGACGCGATGACGAGCGATCGTCCCTACAGAAAAGGATTGCACCATGAAACGGCAATCTACGACATTAAAACAAACAAAAACAAGCAGTTCGACAAAAAAATTGTGGACGTTTTTCTGGGAATTCTGGAGGATGATAATAGCTTTTCCTGA
- the fliM gene encoding flagellar motor switch protein FliM, translated as MANILSQEEIRALLRGIPGEETEAAGETALEGAVPYDLTSQERIMQRRMPNLEMANDKFARIFKGTMSSILRRVVNIKIISTEMLRFLEFTNTLAAPTSMHLFRMEPLRGSALFVFESEIIFTLVNLLFGGSETTPDKIEGREFTPIENNLIKKIALSALSDLETAWKSLLDIEITYLRSEINPRFVQIVSPADVVIVINYEVELGYTTGVMSMCIPYSSLEPIREKLQAGFQCEKVKVDKIWEGRLKDYLMMVGLDIAVELGKTEIKGKDLVKLQKGDVIRLNQLVAAPLTAFVEGVAKYKVEPGYHKGNMAGRITELIAKEDIAYGSEGA; from the coding sequence ATGGCGAACATATTGAGTCAGGAAGAGATTCGAGCCCTTCTTAGAGGTATCCCCGGAGAAGAAACAGAGGCCGCCGGAGAAACTGCTTTGGAGGGCGCTGTTCCTTATGATCTGACGAGTCAGGAAAGGATCATGCAAAGGCGGATGCCGAACCTGGAGATGGCAAACGATAAATTCGCCCGAATATTCAAGGGAACGATGTCTTCTATCCTGAGAAGGGTCGTAAACATAAAAATCATTTCGACAGAGATGCTGAGATTTTTGGAATTTACAAATACGCTTGCAGCTCCGACCAGCATGCATCTGTTCAGGATGGAGCCGCTGCGGGGAAGCGCCCTTTTTGTATTTGAGTCCGAGATTATTTTTACCCTGGTCAATTTACTTTTTGGCGGCTCCGAAACCACTCCCGATAAGATTGAGGGGCGGGAGTTTACCCCCATTGAGAACAACCTGATAAAAAAAATAGCCCTCAGCGCTTTGTCTGATCTGGAAACCGCCTGGAAGTCGTTGCTTGATATAGAAATTACCTATCTGCGCTCGGAGATTAATCCCCGGTTTGTGCAGATCGTCTCCCCTGCAGACGTAGTTATCGTGATCAATTATGAGGTGGAATTGGGGTATACAACAGGCGTAATGTCCATGTGCATTCCCTATTCATCCCTTGAACCCATCAGGGAAAAACTGCAGGCCGGCTTTCAGTGCGAAAAGGTGAAAGTGGATAAGATATGGGAGGGAAGGCTTAAGGATTATCTGATGATGGTCGGCTTGGACATTGCGGTGGAGTTGGGAAAAACCGAGATAAAGGGCAAGGATTTGGTAAAACTCCAAAAAGGGGATGTCATACGTTTGAATCAATTAGTGGCGGCTCCGCTGACCGCATTTGTGGAAGGTGTCGCAAAGTACAAGGTAGAGCCTGGTTATCACAAGGGCAATATGGCCGGGCGTATTACAGAACTAATTGCCAAAGAGGATATTGCTTATGGATCAGAAGGAGCTTGA